The DNA region CTCCTCCATAGATCATAATAGTAGGAATTTCCATTATCCAAGAAGCGTGTACCAGTCCTGTTTCGTTTCCTATGGTTAATATACCATCTCTTATCAACAGTAAGCTTTCTATCAGGGAGGTTTTACCCACAAGGTTTATGATTCTATCTCTAAGTGATGGTGGTAAAAAATTTACCAACAAGGAAGCAATCTGCAGATCTTTTTCGCCTCCCAAGAGTAAACACTTAAAGTTGGTTTTCTTTAGTATAAAAGTTATTACTTTAGCTAGTTTGTCTGTTGGATAGACTCTTTTAAAACTTCCAGCTCCAACGATACAAGAAAAATAACTATGATTTGCTATTTTATTTTCTTCCTTCGGTAACGGAATAAATGGTTTGCATTCTACTAAGGAAATCTTTTTGTTAGATAATTGGGAGTAAAAATGTCTTTCATGGTAGACTACGTGGTTGTACTTAGAGGCGACAGGAACTCTTTTCCTGTCAAATGATTCAACAAAAACGTCGAAAAGGAATCTTTTGTTTTTTCTTTTTATAGAAATTTCTCCTTCATAACCTATTGTTATTCTACCCCTTCCGATTAGACTAATAATATCGTCTCCTTCCGATGAACGATGTATGGAAGACACTATACATGCTGGCGACAGTTCTAAGAGTTTTCTCAGAAAATTTCTCCTATAAGATAAGGAATAATAATAAAGTTTTTTATCTAAGGTAATAATTCTATCCTCCTGAAGGTACAAATTCGCCAATGGAAAAACTTCTTTTCTTACTAAAAGGAATAGATCAAGGCCTTTTTGTAAAAAAAATTCCTTGTAAAGGGGAAGAAATCCTGAAAAAAGTAAAAAATCTCCTATTCCATCATCTCTAATCAAAAGAACCGAATTTTTGTATTTCGTCCTTCTAAAGAGAAAGTCAACAGTAAGTAGTCTATTTAGGTTCTTTTTTATACCTTTCATCCCGCACTTTCCCACTAAAATTTAAAAGAAAGAAATTCACTCCCAAAACAAACATCAAAGCAAACTGAACTTCAGCATCAGTAAAATTGTTTTCAAAAAATCCTGCAATCAGAAATCCGACATAACCGGCGAGGAGAGTATTTATCAATACTTTATAGTCAGTTTGATTCTTTCTTTTGAGATTTTCATGAAAAATGAATCCCCAGAAGGCAAGATATCCTAAAAGACCTATAATCCCATATTTTGTAAGGTATTTTAGATAGATGTTATGGGTTAGTCCTCCGAAAAATATTTTTTTTAGCCTTTCTTCTTTAAACTCTCTTCCAAATATTTCTTTAACACTTTCAGGATACTCTTTCCATGCGTATTCACTGGCTTTATAACCAGCTCCGAAGAACTTCTCTTTAAAAGAATAATGGTATGAGAAAGCCTTTAAATGGGCTCTCCACAAAGCTAGCCGTATCATGTTGCTACCATTGGTTTTTACATCGATTATGCTGTAAAGCCTATGTTTTAAAAGGGGAGTACTTAAGAAAACTGATCCGATTATTATGATAGGTAAAGTTATGAAAAGCAGATCTTTTA from Desulfurobacteriaceae bacterium includes:
- a CDS encoding glycosyltransferase family 9 protein, whose product is MKGIKKNLNRLLTVDFLFRRTKYKNSVLLIRDDGIGDFLLFSGFLPLYKEFFLQKGLDLFLLVRKEVFPLANLYLQEDRIITLDKKLYYYSLSYRRNFLRKLLELSPACIVSSIHRSSEGDDIISLIGRGRITIGYEGEISIKRKNKRFLFDVFVESFDRKRVPVASKYNHVVYHERHFYSQLSNKKISLVECKPFIPLPKEENKIANHSYFSCIVGAGSFKRVYPTDKLAKVITFILKKTNFKCLLLGGEKDLQIASLLVNFLPPSLRDRIINLVGKTSLIESLLLIRDGILTIGNETGLVHASWIMEIPTIMIYGGGHFGRFLPLNRYGNVVYKRLDCYCCNWRCSYKETPVRCIASIKEEDIYQLVDKILKWSIRC